One Streptomyces coeruleorubidus DNA segment encodes these proteins:
- a CDS encoding Bax inhibitor-1/YccA family protein — MRSRNPVFSRRGFSRDNGYAGFNTAPQAGGPAVATQGNPYAQPTGNPYAQNPYAQNPYAQQDLQYGAPPQAPATTGRMTIDDVVLRTASTLGVLILTAALSWALLPIDDANISRSYGIGIGAALIGMVLAFVQSFKRKASPALILTYAAFEGVFLGVVSNIVDNRIADGAAMQAVIGTMAVFAGVLIAYKAGWIRVNRRFYGFVMAAALGFILLMMVNLLFAVFGGGDGLGFRSGALGVVFGVIGIILGACFLALDFKQVEDGVAYGAPREEAWLAAFGLTLTLVWIYLEFLRLISILNSND; from the coding sequence ATGAGGAGCAGAAACCCGGTCTTCTCGCGACGGGGGTTCAGCCGCGACAACGGCTACGCGGGCTTCAACACCGCGCCGCAGGCCGGGGGTCCCGCTGTCGCCACCCAGGGCAACCCGTACGCGCAGCCGACGGGCAACCCCTACGCGCAGAACCCGTACGCGCAGAACCCTTACGCCCAGCAGGACCTGCAGTACGGCGCGCCGCCGCAGGCCCCGGCCACCACCGGCCGGATGACCATCGACGATGTCGTCCTGCGCACGGCGAGCACGCTCGGTGTGCTCATCCTCACCGCGGCGCTCTCCTGGGCCCTGCTGCCGATCGACGACGCCAACATCAGCCGTAGCTACGGCATCGGTATCGGCGCCGCGCTGATCGGCATGGTCCTGGCGTTCGTGCAGTCCTTCAAGCGCAAGGCCTCGCCCGCGCTGATCCTGACGTACGCCGCGTTCGAGGGTGTCTTCCTCGGCGTCGTGTCCAACATCGTCGACAACCGCATCGCCGACGGCGCGGCCATGCAGGCCGTGATCGGCACGATGGCGGTCTTCGCCGGTGTGCTGATCGCCTACAAGGCCGGCTGGATCCGAGTCAACCGCCGCTTCTACGGCTTCGTGATGGCGGCAGCGCTCGGCTTCATCCTGCTGATGATGGTGAACCTGCTGTTCGCGGTCTTCGGCGGCGGTGACGGCCTCGGCTTCCGCAGCGGTGCCCTCGGTGTCGTCTTCGGCGTCATCGGCATCATCCTCGGCGCCTGCTTCCTCGCCCTGGACTTCAAGCAGGTCGAGGACGGCGTCGCCTACGGCGCTCCGCGCGAGGAGGCGTGGCTCGCGGCCTTCGGCCTCACGCTGACGCTGGTGTGGATCTACCTGGAGTTCCTGAGGCTCATCTCGATCCTCAACAGCAACGACTAG
- a CDS encoding 4-hydroxybenzoate 3-monooxygenase: protein MRTTVGIIGAGPAGLLLARLLHNAGIDSVVLESRDRAYVERRQRAGILEQGTADVLRAAGAGERMDREGLRHDGIELRFDRRRHRVDFPALTGGRSVMVYAQTEVCKDLIALQLAEGGPLLFEAEALAVEDAGTDAPRVRFRHEGREDVLECEYVVGCDGFWGVARKAIPTELVQIFERTYPFGWLGILADVPPSHDELVYARHDRGFALLSMRSPSVSRLYLQVPDGTDAEAWSDEAIWDELERRFETADGWRLERGPITQKSVTPMRSYVHEPMRHGRLFLAGDAAHIVPPTGAKGLNLAVGDVVTFARALAHRKETGSPELLDAYSQTCLRRIWQAERFSYDMTALLHRAPGATGFEDRLQLARLERIASCRAAETDLAEGYAGFPFE, encoded by the coding sequence ATGCGCACCACCGTCGGCATCATCGGAGCCGGACCCGCCGGCCTCCTCCTCGCCCGGCTGCTCCACAACGCCGGCATCGACTCGGTCGTCCTGGAGAGCCGCGACCGCGCCTACGTCGAGCGGCGGCAGCGCGCCGGGATCCTGGAGCAGGGCACGGCGGACGTGCTGCGCGCGGCCGGTGCCGGGGAGCGCATGGACCGCGAGGGGCTGCGCCACGACGGCATCGAACTGCGCTTCGACCGCAGGCGCCACCGCGTCGACTTCCCCGCCCTCACCGGCGGCCGCTCCGTGATGGTCTACGCCCAGACCGAGGTCTGCAAGGACCTCATCGCCCTCCAGCTCGCCGAGGGCGGCCCGCTGCTGTTCGAGGCGGAGGCGCTGGCCGTGGAGGACGCCGGCACCGACGCCCCGCGCGTCCGCTTCCGGCACGAGGGCCGCGAGGACGTCCTGGAGTGCGAGTACGTCGTGGGCTGTGACGGCTTCTGGGGAGTGGCCCGCAAGGCGATCCCGACCGAACTCGTCCAGATCTTCGAACGGACGTACCCCTTCGGCTGGCTCGGCATCCTCGCCGACGTGCCGCCCTCGCACGACGAGCTCGTCTACGCCCGCCACGACCGCGGCTTCGCCCTGCTGTCCATGCGCTCACCGTCCGTCTCCCGCCTCTACCTCCAGGTGCCCGACGGCACCGACGCCGAGGCGTGGAGCGACGAGGCGATCTGGGACGAGCTGGAGCGCCGCTTCGAGACCGCCGACGGCTGGCGCCTGGAGCGCGGCCCCATCACCCAGAAGTCGGTCACGCCCATGCGCTCCTACGTCCACGAGCCCATGCGTCACGGTCGCCTCTTCCTCGCCGGCGATGCCGCGCACATCGTGCCGCCCACCGGCGCGAAGGGGCTGAACCTCGCCGTCGGCGACGTCGTGACGTTCGCCCGGGCCCTGGCCCACCGGAAGGAGACCGGTTCACCGGAGCTGCTCGACGCCTACTCGCAGACCTGCCTGCGCCGGATCTGGCAGGCCGAGCGGTTCTCCTACGACATGACGGCCCTCCTGCACCGCGCCCCCGGCGCGACCGGCTTCGAGGACCGGCTCCAGCTCGCCCGGCTGGAACGCATCGCCTCCTGCCGCGCCGCCGAGACCGACCTGGCCGAGGGGTACGCGGGCTTCCCGTTCGAGTGA
- a CDS encoding TetR/AcrR family transcriptional regulator C-terminal domain-containing protein, which yields MRHFTALTAAGQLRAEGPREAAAHFTQPAMSEAYERSFHGALPLPPGELDALVASGVNAFLRLDGTGD from the coding sequence TTGAGGCACTTCACCGCCCTGACGGCGGCGGGCCAGCTGCGCGCGGAGGGCCCCCGGGAGGCCGCCGCCCACTTCACCCAGCCAGCCATGTCCGAGGCCTACGAACGCTCCTTCCATGGCGCCCTCCCCTTGCCGCCGGGCGAGCTGGACGCGCTGGTCGCCTCCGGCGTGAACGCCTTCCTGCGGCTGGACGGGACGGGCGACTGA
- a CDS encoding MFS transporter codes for MSTSAREEEPAPVPVRPGTLPLLLFASTLTVMAGSILAPVIQVIRGDLGVSGTAAGLIITTHSLSIAVTSPLAGWMLDRWGVRLPLAGGLVLYGLAGGAGLIVDSYPALIATRAVFGAGAALVFSGTTVALLSLYRGPAQDRAMGWRGTATSAGGVLWPLLAGAVGGISWHLPFGVYLVGVPLGIATALLLPRTRPASPGHARGSGPGAWAMLREHRLPLVWYALQFCGSLLLYALVVFLPERLAEVGVEDPLQVSFYTVGMSGAMSPIALAYASLRRRLAYSKLIRASLMLLTAAFLLLAVASNAPLLFLAPLLFGLGQGVFFPVTTVLIGEGVPAEVRGQATSLSGTATFAGQFASPLLIGPLIQATSNITGFRRPRSPWSSWRSPGRT; via the coding sequence ATGAGCACGTCGGCGCGAGAAGAAGAACCGGCACCGGTTCCGGTCCGCCCCGGGACGCTGCCGCTCCTGCTCTTCGCCTCGACCCTGACCGTGATGGCGGGCTCCATCCTCGCGCCGGTCATCCAGGTCATCCGCGGTGACCTCGGCGTCAGCGGCACAGCCGCCGGCCTCATCATCACCACCCACAGCCTCTCCATAGCCGTCACCAGTCCCCTGGCCGGGTGGATGCTCGACCGCTGGGGCGTACGGCTGCCCCTGGCGGGCGGACTGGTCCTGTACGGACTGGCGGGCGGCGCCGGCCTGATCGTCGACAGCTATCCCGCGCTCATCGCCACGCGTGCCGTCTTCGGTGCCGGAGCGGCCCTGGTGTTCTCGGGTACCACCGTGGCCCTGCTGAGTCTGTACCGCGGGCCCGCGCAGGACCGCGCGATGGGGTGGCGCGGGACGGCCACCAGCGCGGGCGGGGTGCTGTGGCCGCTGCTGGCCGGAGCCGTCGGCGGGATCTCCTGGCACCTGCCCTTCGGCGTCTACCTGGTCGGCGTGCCCCTCGGTATCGCCACCGCCCTGCTGCTGCCCCGCACACGCCCGGCGAGCCCCGGCCACGCGCGCGGATCAGGGCCCGGCGCATGGGCGATGCTGCGCGAGCACCGGCTCCCGCTCGTCTGGTACGCGCTGCAGTTCTGCGGCTCCCTGCTGCTGTACGCGCTGGTGGTCTTCCTCCCGGAGCGCCTGGCCGAGGTCGGCGTCGAGGACCCGTTGCAGGTCTCCTTCTACACCGTGGGCATGTCCGGCGCGATGAGCCCCATCGCTCTCGCCTACGCCTCGCTGCGTAGGCGCCTGGCCTACAGCAAGCTGATCCGCGCCTCGCTGATGCTGTTGACAGCGGCCTTCCTGCTGCTCGCCGTCGCGTCCAACGCCCCCCTGCTGTTCCTGGCTCCGCTGCTGTTCGGCCTCGGCCAGGGGGTGTTCTTCCCGGTGACCACCGTGCTGATCGGCGAGGGCGTTCCCGCAGAGGTCCGCGGCCAGGCCACCTCGCTGTCGGGAACAGCCACCTTCGCCGGGCAGTTCGCCTCCCCGCTGCTGATCGGCCCTCTCATCCAGGCCACCTCGAACATCACCGGGTTCCGCCGCCCGCGATCGCCGTGGTCTTCCTGGCGGTCACCCGGGCGGACGTGA